The sequence TCTAACTTACTGAAGCCCTCCAATACAATCTCTGCTGACTAAAAAGGCATTTTCGGATTTATAGAAACATCGATAccgacataaaaaaatatgtaacatatatgtatatatgtggTATTGTTGGAATgtgatattttgagtttgtaaGTTTGTCCTCAAGTATTTGGAAACAACCATTAACATATTACAagttcataaatatatatttccatAGAGTAGTCCAGGTTTGGTCAAAATCGGTTAAACAGTTTTCGAGGTTTAAAACGAGTTTAATAAAGGTACTTTAgtaaatagtatatattattttctttcagTTGAAACTCAAATACCGGATTTgaagttgttttttatttacttatttttttaaactactcTTACATTACGCAGATATTTTCGTGTCTTATCATCCACAAGAGTACGCCTCAAAAGTCTGTgctagttttttttgttattttgcaTTGAACTAGCTAGTATTAGCACTTTTCAACAAGTGGTGCTGATATTAGGTATTTTTAAGTGTTAGTTTAAGATGTCTGCGTTATAAGTCAATAATTATTCAAtcaagataataaaaatatttaagccGAGAAGTCAATATCCTGTTGCCTATATGGAGGACATGGCACTAATGTGATAAACTCTGTCGCTCGCAGCTctttataagtataatataatagttggCAATTAAAGGGAATTAcagagatttttttatttcatttgctttttatttttttgcttgCTTTACTTAGATGACTTACTACATCTTAATAAATAACCACATTTTGATATTGCTTACGTACGGTAAGCCGGTATTTTCAAAAGCAAATATTACGTGgcgtacataaataattgaagtccggctcgaaggaccagtGACAgcttttgattatttataatttttgatgtttcaaaattaaaataaatatgtcatgttgtttctttttaattctttaactTGCTAGGTTAGTTTtactagttttttatttaaataatataaaaaacatcatACCTTGTCAGCATTATTTAGACATTTATCATAAATCAATGCCATCTCAGCGTACCACTTCGGTTTCTTCTGCGATCTAAAAGCATCCTGTGATACCATCACTCTCAATATTTCCAGTGCTAAGTGgcagtatttttctttttctagcGGCTTTTTTAAATCGGGCAACCCATTTTCtagaatttttatatagagGTATGGAGGTGTGAATTTACGAAGCCACACTGGTAAGGACATGTAACTGAAATAGTAATCAgtggttttatttatagcaTAGGTAATACTTAGtactttttacaataaaattcaataatatacagtgaaactgtatatatatatattttttttttaaagacaattcacaccaattgacctagtcccatgctaagctggtgttatggatactaggcaacggatatacatacatattatagatagatatacatatgaatacatatttaaacacccaagacctaagcacaacaccaaatgctcatcacatcgatgttcgtctcagccggggatcgaacccgggacccatggattcgcagtcaggggtactaaccactagaccaatgagtcgtcattcGTCAGTCGTCAATTGGCAGGCTTTTCTAGGTAAATGACATTCCCCCCTTAACTTTGTTAACTTAAAAGTGTACATGGCCTGATTGTagaattaatctatatatatataatgaaaatggtcttcgtttgaggctcaatcacgcctaaaccactgatcgtatcgacatgaaactaccaccattcgatgcgaaatttttcctagatggtttatggctattattatttattaaattccaacgttccttcatttttttattgctgttttacttttatgaaaatttatccatacggacttcaccgcggaaacattcggggaggcttcctagaacctctaaacgtcaacatctgttaaaaactcgattttcgaaatatttcaattttcttagcgggaagttaaaaagaagaataataaaaatatgaaaaaaaataaaataatgaaacataaaatatattttaattcgtccagcaaagcgggcgcgaaacggctagtaattttataaaataattgtttatttagtttagttttattagaGATTTAGTTACACATTGAGTCGTCCAAACAATAGGGAAAACCATTTCATTATGAATTCTACGATTGGGCCAAGACATTATAAACATGctgaattttatttaccttGTCATTTCTTCAGTCCTTATTtccaaatattgtttatacaCCTTTTCAATAATACTACGGCGAATTAAAGTATCACTTGTATTCAGAAATTCCTCATAAATTTCGCTTGCTTTGATATagctacaaaaaatatatttaacattagtaatagtaataataatagtttgttaatattattttcgactttccagtactttactccgtataatggtaacttttatgtataaagagtcaactgggtggtcacgaaacattTTATGACCAGCCAATtgctattgggtacagaaaacgTTACAGCGCGTtaaatggggggggggggtcaaaaattgcgtgacgtaattcttgaacgctcccttaataacatattagatttttatatattaaatattaaatcagaCCAGAAAAATATGGAAAGTTgtgattaaattttgtgtattttataattttatttttagaaatgaattctttaataaatttaacttaccTTTGGAACTCACGCCTATTCTTAAAAACAATACTAGCATTATCAATCAAGTTTATGTCTTGAGCGGGATATGTTTCACTTTTGCTTTTAATGTTAAAGAGCATCAGTTCTACATTCTTTTCTCTTAAAATACTCCAGTCGATCCccaaatacattaaaatatataattcgtCAAGTGTTCTGCGAGTATGTTCTGTTAGTTTGAAGCATTGACCACACTTTAAGCGAAGTctgaaagatttttaaatctagaATAATTCATTTTACAATAACCATTTCAATAGAAGGCACATAAGGATCACATCTAATTAATGAATCTAAATGTGGAGGAAAAATATTGTGTGATAGACAGTAGATAGTGTGTGAACCTGtgattatttgaaataattaatcaatttacTACAACTAGTACATACATTAACATTTAGAAAACCAACTCTTCAgggttataataaaaagagaaATTAGTAGTTtgttcattaataaaaaaagacattTTACTAATTGAAGTGATCTCTACATAATattgctttatttaaaaatacttacgaTTCCAAAACTCTTTGATTATTAGGTTGTGATGTTGTGGCAAAATAATGACCAATACTTTTTTGATTACAAAATTTTTCCAATGACACTTTGGCCGCTtccttgtttttaaattttatattgaattccTTACATATTGCTTTTACTTCATTCACTTTTAATGtatcaatgtaaaaatttaaattcaatgcATTTGCACCTGTAACTTAATAAAAGAGTTCAAATATTGCTTCAATATCAAACACGTATAGTTGATTAGTACAAGTCTGGATTTGCAATAGGCAAGTTACGaaaagtaaatgtaatatttagttctatgacaaataattaatattgtttatctccAATCAAACGAAATTACTGGTTACTTACGATTAGCTTCATTTGTCTGAAGTAATCCATTTTGGATTAAATTGTCCaatatttgtttcaaattACATGAGTAGTTGCCTTTGTTAAAAACATCCTCAATTTTCTCTGGCCTATACCAAGCCTCTTTTCtccaataaagtttacatactAAATGTAATCCTGGCTTAAGAACACTCATACAGTTTTGAAGCAACTTTTGCGATTTTTCATCCAATAATGACCTTAAATTTTGGTTGTTCAAACATTGGTggattattttaatgacaaataTTGCTGAAAAAACCATATTAGCTATAAGTGAAGAACTCTAaggataatatataataaattattaaactctctttaacaaatttcaatgcttattatttcttttattatttagaaaaggctttaggaattattttcttattgcttaataattataactagcTATATGATgaataaaaaacctaaaagATACGATACCTAAAATcaacatataaacaaaaaataattttaataacaaaaataataagttatgtagatgaaaatttaagataaattgttttctacacattttactattaatattaaaataaaaatcctgCTTACTTTTATCATCATAACCACTACAAGCTTCTATTAGATCATTATCATCAGTTTcagaaattattttgtttaaatttttccgtGCTTTTCCAGGTGatctaatagtaataattcgttttttatttggtgagaaatactttttagtttttcgaGAAGTACTTGTGGGTGATTTAGCTTGGTCATCTATACTTTCAATGTGTCCTGTGTATTGAGTGGTATCTTGGTAAGGgtcctttttaatattaaatgttctTGTGTTTAAAAAGCCTTCTGAAGAGCTAGGCGTTATAGGTGATTGTGCTTCTGGAGTATAAGCAACAGTAGTATCTGATAATGGACTTTCTTCTTCATCACTGCTTAAAGTAATTATATCTGGTTCTTCTAATTTTGGTGTCTTAGAAGGAGAAGGTATTTGAAGACTTGTATTAGACCTCTTCTTTGGAGTTTCCATTTCAATCTTTATATTGCTATTACCATAGTAATCATTTTTCTCAAATTTCAATGATTTAGATGCTTTGAATGGgtaaaatttatcaattttcatCTGATGCTTCATTATTGATATTGGTTTGAGTATAATTTACAGtgcagttttattttaattaacatgcTACTGTAATCAGaagtttattgaaataatctttaacaaaaaagaCCCAATTAAGTTATCACTGATTGTATCAATAAAAAGATCATTAGTCCACTCTACCAATTGTTAGATTTGTTTAACAAAATAGGTGTGATTTTGCTTGAAAACATGACTTCAGTTATTTTAAACCTTTTTCAAACTCGTGAATTCAAATACCCTAATACTATGTTTACTtgtatgtatacaatataatCACAATACTGctaatattagatttaaaacaaattatgtcaaatatgtccaataacttacaaataataattatactcacgtaaattactaaataaaataggtcTACATTGAATTGATAAGTATAAAAGTCAACACAAAACTAAtgttaaatattcattattcacAAATCACAATGCGAATCGTTGATTGTCGTAAAAAGTTtaacacatataaaataaaatattatttgacatTTACTTTAATCGCGGGAATAACGCGGCCGAATTCCACAGATTACGAGTAGTGACAAAAGCACAGATGAGTCATGAAGACTGCGGGCAACTATTATAGAAAGTATGATCCGCAGAAAGACAACGGATAATTTTCTAAACAACAACAAAGATTAACAAACTACCCCTTCAGtacaatatagtttattttgtaaaatcaGGATGGTTACGATTTTTAACTCGTGAAATGAGCCAGagtaaaagaaattaatttaattaagtttgaatattgcatttaatattttacaatggGAAGCAGAAAAAATACAAAGGAATCTTTGCGTATGAGTTTGGGCTTTGGGCGTCGACCAAGCgtcaaacaaaaaattgtatgtatttttacgcTAAATTAGAAAGATAGAATCTAATCGTTAAAGCTAAATATGATTTCCCTATAGAATGaatacgtttttaaatactaccCATTGCTACTACTTAGATCTGAACTGGGAATAATTGGTAATGCAACACTGAACCAATTGAATAcatgaaaatatattgattaaaCAAGCAAACATGTCTATTTCAAAACCTGTTAAACAGGTAAGAACCTACCAACCAACGTACCAGTTGAAACCAAGAAAACATTTCAGCACCGAAGTGGTtgggaaaatattaaaacgtaTAGTTGATTCGGAATTGGAGGAGATTGAGTATAGTGAAAAGGCGGTTCCTGACCTCTGCTCTAGCCTAGCCGAAAATATACGCACTGCGGTTAAAGAAGAAAGTTATGACAGGTGTTGTACAAAATGCTTtgcaaatttaataacaactTATTTAAGTAGCAGATATTAAGAGCTTTAGACAGATTATGCGATGTGTCTGTAAAATATAGGTGATGTCACCTATATGACATGGTAAAGGTATATGTATACCTTAGTGTGAAACTTcaacacaaaatacaaatgtCAAATGattgaaatgtatttaaaaagtttaaacgaAAACCGttaaaataaagctttaaaaaatgatatacataatattaccaATGCTAGCTGGGGCATCGTTCACTTCTTGTATCTACTGCTTCTGTTGCAAAAGATAAATTTAAGATGTGAGTAATATTCAATGACAAATCAAAATCCAAATTGTGCCTAAGCACTACCTAAtcattgtattattatgtaaatattcgCTTATACATGTAAAATCCTATAGAAATAAGCGATAAATGACTATATGCACCATCACAAACAATTCATAAAGTTGAATAGCCTATCCTTGTAGAAAGgtaaggattttaatttacttaagtGCTCCATGCGCATGTGGAACTAATTTGAAGCACAAAGATGAATCGTTCGCATTGAATACGTCTAGTAAACTTGCAATTTGCGGAATGCCACTGGTCTTAGGACTTGGAGTAGAGAGGTCTTTTAATTAAGTAGCTATTTGGTTGGTCGTATACTAGCCtatgaagaaaaattataactgCAACACACCGTAACGTGTCTGCCTATTGCTATTGCCTCCAATCTAAATGGAGGATCCTCGATCAGTCTAACCAGTAATCAACGGCTGGGTGGCTCGAAGATCCTGTGGCTGAAGTCGAGATGTtgcataaatacatataaattcaGCGTTCCGAAAGATTTCGTTAGTGCTATTCAGAGTATGACGTCATCTCACAGATTATAGATATAGCCGTAGATTATAGTTGTTCACATGGTATTGTCAAGCAAAAAAATTGCATAAACTTTAATTTGCAGATACCGTATATTAGTGCTGGTAACAATTGGTCAACGCCGACAACAAAGTGTCCACATGTTCCATTCATTCTTGTGGGATCATGAGCGAGATGCTTTTTCCTCATACAATTATGAAAACTGTCACCTCTATGCTAATGTCGTGGTGTATGGAATATACTTGGACTAAATTGGTTGtgaagaaaatttaataaactggaggtatatttattgttttctttaaaacttCGTTATTTCCTGTTCCGCAACGTTTATTGTATGTGTACTTTTAAAGTTAGATTCtctgaaaatttatatttttagggtATATCCAAGTTTCAAGTGGTTAACAGATAGGTGTCGTGGTTGGGTAGAGTTTATAACCgttgaagttttatttagcaCTCGTGTAATAAGGACTTGCCTGCTAAGAGAAATCTCAGTAAAACAATtaggtgtttttattttaacttttatggtcAAATTCCGTTCCATTGTATGgttcaaataaaatctttgtGTAAAAGGCgtcttaaaattttactacttCCATAAGTAAGTGTGTTAGTTTTGAACATACTAGAGACGTGTTCCAACAAAAACCAACTATTATATAAGATTTGAGGTATTGAAAATCTCATGTATTTCTATACAGATAtagcttaaatttatattttacaaacatGCTCATGTTTAGCAGTGAAAatgtatagaataaatattgatatattaaatttatttaccacTAATAGCGGTCcactgaaaaattaattaagggAATCCTGGATATTACAGTATCCACGGTATTAGGTATGAAATAAAACACCATTCTAAGCATTTTTACAgatcatacatatttatttatccatTTCATATTAGATATCACACTGGCCCGcccttacaaaaataaatgtgtaataCATAAAGACCCAGCCTATTGTCTGGAGCGACCGCATCAACCCGAACCGGCtctttacaattaatattggCATCAAATTAGATACTAACCTACAACAATTTGGACACAATCACAAAGACGCGGTCGCCCCAGAAGCGTGGAGTTACAAATATTCTTATAGAAGATAATTCTAGAAAACCATTATAGAGGTCGATATACACAAACTTTTAtaatgtttacattaaaaattcgCACGAATTTGACACATAAAGCGACAAAGTGACAAGAATACTATAGCTTTAAGGATTTGGTCCGAAAAACAAGCGAGTCGTATCCGCATACGAAACTAGCACCAAGCCACCGTACAATATAAAAGCTATCTACGTTTTGCTACTGATGCTTTCCATCTCACGAGCTTCTACGACCGACGGCATGGGATTGGatgcaaataaaattattcaatggCGCCGTGACGATTAGTTAAAACCGTGGTCGAATAGGCTCgcataaattttcaaaaagggtaaaaaatttataaaattcctaGTCAGTGCGATGGCAGGTTACATTGAGCAGTTCCAGTAGTATGCAATAGAATAGCCACGTTTTATTCCGGAGACCGGACACTACTTTTCAGCCTTTCTCATAATGCATCTGATATGTCACACCGAAGATATAGTACTGCGTACGATTCTATACTGTACATGTTGCCGGTTAACCTTATCCcagatatatgttttaaacactAGTTATATCGAAAAATGCAGAGTAATATTGTtatcaaaacattaatataCATCGTGAGAGGGTGTAGATATGTGATATTTGTGTTACATAGAAAGCCTTAGAAGTTTTAGACTCtttgtctataaaaatataatttaggtaTGAGTAATGATGCCACCGAGTACattgaattttacattacacaTAGACACGAAAATTCGTCGTAATCTCGCTAGCCGTAGTCGTATGATTATGCTCtctaaaatgaatatttagaaaataatatacaaaagtcagtataaaaatataattgtccaagtttgttttgttattaaagtGGAAATGCTAGGCAGTGTGCCTCTCAAAACTAGACCTATTAGAAAATATCACTCACGGTTTGTTTTTGATCTGGGAGGAGACAAGCTCTAAAGAGATTTTCTAAAGCTAGAGTAGCGAGAGCGCGACGAAGGGGCGGCCGGCGAGAGGGACCAGGGccaaattttaaacatttactaataaaatattaaagcttaACATACATAAAGATTAAGCATCTCTGCATCTTATACAATAGCCTTTCAAAATAACCGCTGACGAAACTCCTAAAATTAACGTTAAAACTATGAGATGAAAACGAATAACGTAGGCCAGAGTTAAaacgaaatataaaaataaatttgatttaaattagaaaatcGATTGATTTCGCTGTACCGTTAATTAttacgtaataataaaaacgtgtaaaaataaacttaaattgtaCGTCAGTGACTTCTTGCAACATAATGtgacaaaataaatgataaaatttgtttttttttcacatttttttttatatcgaagaaaaaaatctttgtcAGTTAAAGAAAATCTCGTAGTCACAGATTATGTTGCAAGATAGTATATACTCAGACTTCAAAATGAAAAGGCAACATAATATTGTGGCGCCGGTGTGCAAGCGCATCGCTAAAACGAGCaacactaaaataattaattggcGGTGGTTTATCTGGTCCAGGTTTCTGGGGAAACAATTCAGCTGGATTCCTTCTCCTTATCCTTGGACTCTGGAATCACAAAATACATTCAATTTCTggcaatcataaaaaaattgcgtaaCACTAAttaggggccatccataaagtacgtcacacgttaATGGGGAGGGAGGGTATCACCGAAATGTGACATCGTGTGACAAGGGGCATGGGGGGTCAATacttttgtgacgtcacatgttaaaattttaaatactaaaaccattgatatacaaaaaacccaagatgcacagtctcgaataaaagtaacgctcgaaagtgtcccgaaacactatttctgtctctttctataagttacaagcatatattattgcaaaatcaaccttacgcgaattgtttaaagttgttattacaacgactatttttaaatacatacataaatttaaaaaatgtgtgacgtcacatcaagaggcccccccccccttataaaaatgtgacaacctgtgacaaggacggggggaggggttcaaaagtcctaaaattcgtgtgacgtactttatggatggccccttacatgttattagtattacttaGGTATATGGACAAACTCTTAGAAAAGTGATCATAAAAATACCAACAGAATTCCGAAACTTAAATAATGGATATGCATAATTATAAAGCTATGCACCTAATTGCAGCAAAAGCATCATCTTGAAACGGTGCACGCcgtacttaaaatataaaaaaacctcACTAAAGGTAACCGATTCGACCAAGCTAGCTAAACGTACAAACACTGCAACCTTTAGATTTAGCCGTGGTTATCAgagaatttttgttttagcCCAAATGCATAATTATCCTTTTAATAGCTAAATGTAGATGAGACTAAATAAACTTGTGAAGATCAAGccaattgaaaaaataaatacaaaaatgcgCATAGAAATTGTTTTGTCGCCTAAACCAATTTTGGCGTATATTTGGGAGGATATTTTGGTCCTTCTATCTTCTTCGATCTTGATATAAACTAATgcattagttttaatttccgCATAAGCAAATCTAAAAGCTGCAATGAGGCTTCTCGCTGGAAGCCATTTATGTGCGCTTAGCCTGTGCGTAGCGTAAACCTCTTACACATAAGTGACTTAATACGCCTTAAGTAATGtgttaaagtttaaaatgCAAGTGTTAGGATAAACAGCTTTGTTTTAAGCGTCTTATAACATAAGCGCGAACGATTCTTAAGCGAAATCGAACTCAATATAAAccgagtttaaaaaaaaaccgaaTGAGAATACCGAATAAATACGAATGATATTTCAATAAGTGTAGTATATGCATTCAACAAATGTGTAAGAGGTAAAAAATGCGCTCgattataaattaactttgCAAATATTAATTGGCAGTTTCATACACATACATTATTCTCCAATTGAGTAAAATATAACTCTTTATACCTAGAATGTATATGTAAGAAAGAAAGCGCCAATATCAAAATCGAAGCGTCTATGCGTCTACGCATGCCTGGTCACAATTCGGCACTGACCTTCGTCGCTGTTACCGTTAGTGAGGGCCTCCTCACCATTCTTTTCTCCATTCTCCGCTGGCTTCTTCTCCTCCTCTTTAGTCTCTTTTTCTTTCTTCTCCTCGGAGCTTTCTTTGGCTGGCTTCTTTTCCTTGCCGGACTTGCCCTTAGCGGGAGTAGCGGGTTTCGGCTTGGGCTCAAGCGACGGGTCTAGTACAAGCTTGCCAATGTTCTTGCGGTCGTGCATCTTTTGCATCGCTTCACCAACCTTTAAAATACACAAAGAATTAGTTCCTACCATTTTAGTATAGAGTACCGTCGGCACGTACATTGGCAAGAGTCCTTCTTCTTCTAACTGACAGCTAACTGTACTTACATCTTCCAATGCCCAGGTGGAGTCAACCAATGGCTTGACTTTTCCTTCTCCCCAGAGTGTGAACACACGGTCAACAGCACGACGAACGTAGTCAGCACGGCCGTGCTGGAATAGCAGGTGTCGGAGGTTCAAACCCGCCAAGCTCTTGTTCTCATCAAACAGCTTGATTGGCGACACCTTGTCCACTTGCCACCACTGAAAATATGGATAGTATATTAGcttaaattgattaaacatTAGAGAAACAGGAATTGTTTTAGAAGGGAATTTTTAGTAGTTAACTAACAGTTAGTTAACTATTATGTACGTATTTGGAAAGTTTAATCAGCCCTTTTCTTTGTTAGCATTTTGACTAATAGCCTCAGTTTTCTGAATCTGTtgcatgatcatttttaaatctaataggcaagtaggtgatcagcctgacacacgccgcaCAGTGGAACGAAACGGGCCGGTAGTGAACTTagcatttgaaaaaaaatagtttattttttttaattttttatcattcagTTGGATTTTTCTATTGATTATAAGAAACTATTACTATTACGACTTTTCAGATAACTTAGTATTTTCGGAGTTATTCATTTTCAAAGTtaattttgtatggaaaaaaacaaaaaacagtgAAAATCTCGTAATTCTCAAATTTTCTCATGTAATTGACTTTACATGAGCATAACACGTATATTTGTCCTATTTTTACGCTAACTCTCGAGTCTCGATTTTCCCCGATTTGGTCGCAATTTCAACATTTGTTCTCGATTCCTCACCACCCTAAGTGGTATCCCCCTTAGGCCTTAAAGCCTAACAAaatacgtaaaaaaaatacaaactagcagttttttttaatcagtgTCCAGGATATCAACATTagctttttcaaaattttcctGATCGTCATCATCAAAGGTCTCTGCCCGTTCAATGATCAAACTTTGTGCTTCTTTTGACaaggttttatgttttctgCCAAATTTGTCTCGTTTCGTTGAAATGAGTGGATCAGAGCTGatcaataaattgtttaaaatatcttcATTTGTAGCTTTTCTGCTGCATTTTCTAGAATGGTGTTGGCGGTAGGTACCTACGAAAGTCTTTATTTCTAGCTTCAGCAGCTTCTTCAGATAGCTGTCCAGTTGGTAGTAGACTAAAACTTTCAATTATAGCTGCACCATGCATTAGAACTTTATGAACACTTGAAGGCATATAATACCAACTATATAAGTCTACATACAGTTGCATAGTGGCTTGAGCATAATCATGAAATTTGACTACATCAATGTGGTAGCCCGATGAAATTGCCTCTAAAATGATTGCAAACCGCCTTATTAAGTTCTCGCTAACACCTGTTATCTCAGCAGTAATGTTTGGATTTGCAAAAAATCTTCTAGCGGTATTTTCATCATTGGTGGTGCCATGACCTTGTTTGACAACATCAATCAGAAGGCccattctatttttaaaagcatcctgtatgtttttctttttgcttTCCAGGATACACTTGGTGTCTCCCTTCACAGCCCATGTCTTTATCGTTAATCTGTAAGCTATATGCAAAATGCATTCCATCATTCATCATTCTAGGACTTTGTTCAGTAGATACACCGATAGAAACTTTTGCTTGGGACACTTGAGTTGATGTACTTGGTTCTGCACGATCATCATTATTGCTTATTAAACCATTCATAAAGTCTGGTCATATGACGTTTGTTTGTAACCATTCGCTATTTTTAGTTCTGAAAATATCGCCTTTACAATGAGCATTTTGCCAtcttctatttaaattaaaacaaaattttgcaaaaaactattttaaagaCTTTTCGTGTTCATCACTTAAATTGATTAAGAGTTTGGACTTTATCtcactatataatatatcattatttttaatactaccACTGACTTTTAAAATAACGAAGAGATCAAGGTTTGTCATTAAATCttgaaacatttttacaaacgttatgataa is a genomic window of Pieris napi chromosome 2, ilPieNapi1.2, whole genome shotgun sequence containing:
- the LOC125060747 gene encoding fanconi-associated nuclease 1-like isoform X1; translation: MKHQMKIDKFYPFKASKSLKFEKNDYYGNSNIKIEMETPKKRSNTSLQIPSPSKTPKLEEPDIITLSSDEEESPLSDTTVAYTPEAQSPITPSSSEGFLNTRTFNIKKDPYQDTTQYTGHIESIDDQAKSPTSTSRKTKKYFSPNKKRIITIRSPGKARKNLNKIISETDDNDLIEACSGYDDKTIFVIKIIHQCLNNQNLRSLLDEKSQKLLQNCMSVLKPGLHLVCKLYWRKEAWYRPEKIEDVFNKGNYSCNLKQILDNLIQNGLLQTNEANLTGANALNLNFYIDTLKVNEVKAICKEFNIKFKNKEAAKVSLEKFCNQKSIGHYFATTSQPNNQRVLESLRLKCGQCFKLTEHTRRTLDELYILMYLGIDWSILREKNVELMLFNIKSKSETYPAQDINLIDNASIVFKNRREFQSYIKASEIYEEFLNTSDTLIRRSIIEKVYKQYLEIRTEEMTSYMSLPVWLRKFTPPYLYIKILENGLPDLKKPLEKEKYCHLALEILRVMVSQDAFRSQKKPKWYAEMALIYDKCLNNADKSAEIVLEGFSKLDVRDYEKDCLRVRARMLTNRVTNKPVDNLVIALTGHALQEPVEKDIKATHINKQAMETFDKGKKKFHCRLPDSTIVMEAEEYCRRYYIEQGEYTHGEHWEGSIITTIFTLLFWDIIYAELRGVRGIFITPYQKYPLDLFTESFYWNRQCLIEDRLNNMEKLSVEDLITSMKKVWDTRPECELSDIQRKKMNWDKIEAVCSCLGNRSLAIICRRLALDYRYNHSGFPDLTMWNPLTKQITFVEVKTDSDKPSIKQIQWMRYLQCNNINTEFCYIGTNTTKSKARNVNN
- the LOC125060747 gene encoding fanconi-associated nuclease 1-like isoform X2; amino-acid sequence: MKHQMKIDKFYPFKASKSLKFEKNDYYGNSNIKIEMETPKKRSNTSLQIPSPSKTPKLEEPDIITLSSDEEESPLSDTTVAYTPEAQSPITPSSSEGFLNTRTFNIKKDPYQDTTQYTGHIESIDDQAKSPTSTSRKTKKYFSPNKKRIITIRSPGKARKNLNKIISETDDNDLIEACSGYDDKTIFVIKIIHQCLNNQNLRSLLDEKSQKLLQNCMSVLKPGLHLVCKLYWRKEAWYRPEKIEDVFNKGNYSCNLKQILDNLIQNGLLQTNEANRANALNLNFYIDTLKVNEVKAICKEFNIKFKNKEAAKVSLEKFCNQKSIGHYFATTSQPNNQRVLESLRLKCGQCFKLTEHTRRTLDELYILMYLGIDWSILREKNVELMLFNIKSKSETYPAQDINLIDNASIVFKNRREFQSYIKASEIYEEFLNTSDTLIRRSIIEKVYKQYLEIRTEEMTSYMSLPVWLRKFTPPYLYIKILENGLPDLKKPLEKEKYCHLALEILRVMVSQDAFRSQKKPKWYAEMALIYDKCLNNADKSAEIVLEGFSKLDVRDYEKDCLRVRARMLTNRVTNKPVDNLVIALTGHALQEPVEKDIKATHINKQAMETFDKGKKKFHCRLPDSTIVMEAEEYCRRYYIEQGEYTHGEHWEGSIITTIFTLLFWDIIYAELRGVRGIFITPYQKYPLDLFTESFYWNRQCLIEDRLNNMEKLSVEDLITSMKKVWDTRPECELSDIQRKKMNWDKIEAVCSCLGNRSLAIICRRLALDYRYNHSGFPDLTMWNPLTKQITFVEVKTDSDKPSIKQIQWMRYLQCNNINTEFCYIGTNTTKSKARNVNN